From one Streptomyces sp. NBC_01478 genomic stretch:
- a CDS encoding ABC transporter ATP-binding protein has translation MTTLSIDHVSRWFGNVVAVNDITMNVGPGVTGLLGPNGAGKSTLINMMGGFLAPSTGSVTLDGQQVWRNEQIYKHIGIVPEREAMYDFLTGREFVVANAELHGLGAKAAQKALATVEMEYAQDRKISTYSKGMRQRVKMASALVHDPSLLLLDEPFNGMDPRQRMQLMDLLRRMGDEGRTVLFSSHILEEVEQLAWHIEVVVAGRHAASGDFRKIRRLMTDRPHRYLVRSSDDRALAAALIADPSTSGIEVDLAEGALRIQAVDFGRFTALLPRVARDHGIRLLTVSPSDESLESVFSYLVAA, from the coding sequence GTGACCACGCTCTCCATCGACCACGTCTCCCGCTGGTTCGGCAACGTGGTCGCCGTCAACGACATCACCATGAACGTCGGCCCCGGAGTCACCGGACTCCTCGGCCCCAACGGCGCCGGAAAGTCCACCCTCATCAACATGATGGGCGGCTTCCTCGCCCCCTCCACCGGCAGCGTCACCCTCGACGGCCAGCAGGTGTGGCGCAACGAGCAGATCTACAAGCACATCGGCATCGTCCCCGAGCGCGAGGCGATGTACGACTTCCTCACGGGACGCGAATTCGTCGTCGCCAACGCCGAGTTGCACGGCCTGGGAGCCAAGGCGGCCCAGAAGGCGCTCGCCACGGTCGAGATGGAGTACGCGCAGGACCGCAAGATCTCCACGTACTCCAAGGGCATGCGCCAGCGCGTGAAGATGGCGTCCGCCCTGGTCCACGACCCCTCGCTCCTGCTCCTCGACGAGCCCTTCAACGGCATGGACCCGCGCCAGCGCATGCAGCTCATGGACCTGCTGCGGCGGATGGGCGACGAGGGCCGCACGGTGCTGTTCTCGTCCCACATCCTCGAAGAGGTCGAGCAACTCGCCTGGCACATCGAGGTGGTTGTGGCCGGACGGCACGCGGCCAGCGGCGACTTCCGCAAGATCCGCCGCCTGATGACCGACCGCCCGCACCGCTACCTGGTCCGCTCCAGCGACGACCGCGCTCTCGCGGCCGCGCTGATCGCCGACCCGTCGACGTCCGGCATCGAGGTCGACCTGGCCGAGGGCGCGCTGCGCATCCAGGCCGTCGACTTCGGCCGGTTCACGGCCCTGCTGCCCCGGGTGGCCAGGGACCACGGCATCCGGCTGCTCACGGTCTCGCCGTCGGACGAGTCCCTCGAGTCCGTCTTCTCGTATCTCGTCGCGGCGTAG
- a CDS encoding ABC transporter permease has protein sequence MAIDQPLVPQPGDQTRIHNIGYRHYDGPRLGRAYARRSLYSQSLRGSYGLGRSVKSKVLPMLLFVVMCVPAAIMVAVAVATKAKDLPVDYTRYAIIMQAVISLYVASQAPQSVSRDLRFKTVPLYFSRPIETADYVRAKFAALASAMFILTAAPLIVLYVGALLAKLDFADQTKGFAQGLVSVTLLSLLFAGIGLVIAAVTPRRGFGIAAVIAVLTISYGAVSTLQAIADAQNATNAIAWIGLFSPVTLIDGLQSAFLGATSAFPGGVGPTHAEGVVYVLAVLGLIAATYGLLIRRYRKVGL, from the coding sequence ATGGCAATTGACCAGCCCCTGGTCCCCCAGCCGGGCGACCAGACCCGTATCCACAACATCGGCTACCGCCACTACGACGGCCCCCGCCTGGGCCGCGCCTACGCCCGCCGCTCCCTCTACTCGCAGTCCCTGCGCGGCTCCTACGGCCTCGGCCGCTCGGTGAAGTCCAAGGTGCTGCCGATGCTGCTGTTCGTGGTCATGTGCGTGCCCGCGGCCATCATGGTGGCCGTCGCGGTCGCCACGAAGGCCAAGGACCTGCCCGTCGACTACACGCGCTACGCGATCATCATGCAGGCCGTCATCAGCCTCTACGTCGCCTCCCAGGCACCGCAGTCCGTCTCGCGCGACCTGCGCTTCAAGACCGTGCCGCTGTACTTCTCGCGGCCGATCGAGACCGCCGACTACGTAAGGGCCAAGTTCGCGGCCCTCGCCTCGGCCATGTTCATCCTGACCGCGGCCCCTCTGATCGTGCTCTACGTAGGAGCGTTGCTCGCGAAGCTCGACTTCGCCGACCAGACCAAGGGCTTCGCCCAGGGCCTCGTCTCCGTGACCCTCCTCTCCCTGCTCTTCGCCGGCATCGGCCTGGTCATCGCCGCGGTCACCCCGCGCCGGGGCTTCGGCATCGCGGCCGTCATCGCCGTACTGACCATCTCCTACGGCGCCGTCTCCACCCTCCAGGCGATCGCCGACGCGCAGAACGCCACGAACGCCATCGCCTGGATAGGCCTCTTCTCGCCCGTCACCCTCATCGACGGACTCCAGTCGGCCTTCCTGGGAGCGACGTCGGCGTTCCCCGGAGGCGTCGGACCCACCCACGCGGAAGGCGTCGTCTACGTCCTCGCCGTCCTGGGCCTCATCGCCGCGACCTACGGCCTCCTGATCCGCCGCTACCGGAAGGTGGGCCTGTGA
- a CDS encoding ABC transporter ATP-binding protein, whose amino-acid sequence MIATESLSKRFPRVTALDRLSVDVGPGVTGLVGANGAGKSTLIKILLGLSPASEGRAEVLGLDVATKGADIRERVGYMPEHDCLPPDVSATEFVVHMARMSGLPPTAARERTADTLRHVGLYEERYRPIGGYSTGMKQRVKLAQALVHDPQLVFLDEPTNGLDPVGRDEMLGLIRRIYTDFGISVLVTSHLLGELERTCDHVIVVDGGKLLRSSSTTDFTQTTTTLAIEVTDTDEHPDGTRAVRDALHARGVDTHDSSGLPGAGHVLLLTASGEETYDVVRDVIADLGLGLVRMEQRRHHISEVFTDTGTDTGAGHDAERKEAVGHGN is encoded by the coding sequence GTGATCGCGACCGAAAGCCTGAGCAAGCGGTTCCCAAGGGTGACCGCGCTTGACCGGCTCTCCGTGGACGTCGGCCCCGGTGTGACGGGGCTCGTCGGTGCCAACGGAGCCGGCAAGTCGACCTTGATCAAGATCCTGCTGGGTCTGTCCCCCGCCTCCGAGGGCCGAGCCGAAGTGCTCGGCCTCGATGTCGCCACCAAGGGTGCCGACATCCGTGAGCGCGTCGGGTACATGCCGGAGCACGACTGTCTGCCGCCCGACGTCTCGGCCACCGAGTTCGTCGTCCACATGGCGCGCATGTCCGGCCTGCCACCGACCGCGGCGCGCGAGCGCACCGCCGACACCCTGCGCCATGTCGGTCTGTACGAGGAGCGCTACCGCCCCATCGGCGGCTACTCGACGGGCATGAAGCAGCGCGTCAAGCTCGCGCAGGCCCTTGTCCACGACCCGCAACTGGTCTTCCTGGACGAGCCGACCAACGGCCTCGACCCGGTCGGCCGCGACGAGATGCTCGGCCTCATCCGCCGCATCTACACCGACTTCGGCATCTCGGTCCTGGTGACCTCGCACCTGCTGGGCGAGCTGGAGCGCACCTGCGACCACGTGATCGTGGTCGACGGCGGCAAGCTCCTGCGGTCCAGCTCCACCACGGACTTCACCCAGACCACGACGACCCTCGCCATCGAGGTCACCGACACCGACGAGCACCCGGACGGCACCCGCGCGGTGCGCGACGCGCTCCACGCGCGCGGGGTGGACACCCACGACAGCAGCGGCCTGCCCGGCGCGGGCCACGTCCTGCTCCTGACGGCCTCGGGCGAGGAGACGTACGACGTGGTCCGGGACGTGATCGCGGACCTCGGCCTCGGCCTGGTGCGCATGGAGCAGCGCCGGCACCACATCTCCGAGGTCTTCACCGACACCGGCACCGACACGGGCGCCGGCCACGACGCAGAGCGGAAGGAGGCCGTAGGCCATGGCAATTGA